DNA sequence from the Tissierella sp. genome:
TTATCAGAGGCTGATAAGAACTTCACTATACAAATGGGCTATAGAGATTGTGACCATATGGTTTCAGCTATTATAGGAGAAAAAGCAGGTATCTATGAAGCCTTAGGACTTAATGTTGTAGTTACTAAAACTGGTAAGATAATGGAAGCCATGTCTTCTGGGGAAATGCATGTTGGTTATCAAGGGATTGCTGGAGCCATTCGTTCTGTAAATGAGGGTGCACCACTATTTATGGCAGCTGCAAATCATTTGGGTGGATCTAGTTATTTAGTTGTGAGTAATGATATCAAGGAACCTAATGATTTAATTGGTAAAACCTTAGCTATTGGCTCAAAGCCAGAGGCAAGTCCATCATGGATTAAGTGGGCTAACGACTTGGATATTCCAGTAGAAGCAGAAAACTATGATGCAGTTAGTATGTCTAACAAGGATGCACTTTTTGCATTAAAAGCAGGGCAGCTCGCGGGTTTTTCTACTTGTGACCCTTATGCTACTCAAGCAGAGTTCGAGGGATTTGGAAGAATCATAGGAACTGAATGGGGTGGCTTAGATGTTTCACCGACTGATGCTGAAAACTGGGGAATATGTTGTATTTATTGTATGAACAATGATTTCTTAGAAGGGCATCCGGAATTAGCTAAAAGATTAGTTCTTGCACATTCGCTTGCTATTAAATATCTATATGAGCATCCATATAATGCAGGTATGATGTTTGCAGAGG
Encoded proteins:
- the saoX gene encoding ABC transporter substrate-binding subunit SaoX; translated protein: MKKRIIAMVLVLAMGVVFLAGCTDSSKDSIIQEVGYDPVAEVAKYKLGELSEADKNFTIQMGYRDCDHMVSAIIGEKAGIYEALGLNVVVTKTGKIMEAMSSGEMHVGYQGIAGAIRSVNEGAPLFMAAANHLGGSSYLVVSNDIKEPNDLIGKTLAIGSKPEASPSWIKWANDLDIPVEAENYDAVSMSNKDALFALKAGQLAGFSTCDPYATQAEFEGFGRIIGTEWGGLDVSPTDAENWGICCIYCMNNDFLEGHPELAKRLVLAHSLAIKYLYEHPYNAGMMFAEGFGVQPEVGLKTVYLKTVGEGRTITWQFSEKNLNNYIQYYYDLGVAEEEIPNINDIERFMSTDLLETCGVEEFSTFIEEANIDKEFPIGLSYDEWMTKAKTIDGITDTASNK